One segment of Raphanus sativus cultivar WK10039 unplaced genomic scaffold, ASM80110v3 Scaffold2837, whole genome shotgun sequence DNA contains the following:
- the LOC130506046 gene encoding uncharacterized protein LOC130506046: MINLGIKLNDTVEKALRHHRRRKHREEIFNATEDEITALRLQGLNHNEDVHLWKTGENNYNTNFSSKETWKLIRVEQVKVDWCKGIWFPYNTPRFSFMAWIAVQNRLPTGDKMLGWNTAATTACCLCPEPLETRNHLFYKCTFSEEVWKNLTHKLLSRQYTNEWEEIVKTLTGQASSTRLFLIRYVFQSTLSAIWKERNGRKHGEKSNSPATIIKGVDKAVRNRITSLRLAGVCKHTKAMETWFSVR, from the coding sequence ATGATAAATCTGGGCATCAAGCTAAACGACACAGTGGAAAAGGCACTGCGTCATCACCGCAGAAGGAAGCATCGGGAAGAGATTTTCAACGCAACAGAAGACGAGATCACGGCTCTGCGACTGCAAGGACTGAATCATAACGAGGACGTGCACTTGTGGAAAACAGGGGAAAACAACTACAACACAAACTTTAGCTCAAAAGAGACATGGAAGCTCATCCGTGTCGAGCAAGTAAAGGTagactggtgcaaaggtatttGGTTTCCCTACAATACGCCTcgcttctccttcatggcttgGATTGCAGTTCAGAACAGGCTCCCTACGGGTGACAAGATGCTAGGCTGGAACACAGCTGCTACTACAGCCTGCTGTCTCTGTCCCGAACCGTTAGAAACTCGCAACCACCTTTTCTACAAATGCACTTTCTCAGAAGAAGTTTGGAAGAATCTAACCCACAAACTACTGTCCCGGCAATACACGAACGAATGGGAAGAGATCGTCAAGACTCTAACAGGCCAGGCAAGCTCAACCCGTCTGTTCCTGATCAGATATGTTTTTCAGTCCACTCTGTCTGCTATTTGGAAGGAGAGGAATGGCAGAAAGCATGGAGAAAAATCAAATAGTCCTGCAACTATTATCAAAGGAGTGGACAAGGCCGTAAGAAACAGGATCACTAGCTTACGTCTTGCGGGAGTGTGCAAACACACAAAAGCCATGGAAACATGGTTCTCAGTTCGTTGA
- the LOC108848099 gene encoding protein NETWORKED 4B yields MASSAVLSKKQFKRSVTKKSHSWWWDSHNCPKNSKWLAENLEKMDDRVKHMLKLIEEDADSFAKKAQMYYQKRPELIHLVEEFYRMYRALAERYDQASGELQKNHPSGIHSQGSLDQSSPTSSRRLKEEEDSSSLTDSGSDSDSAHDHSSASDEDGDEALIRRMADLELDLQETKQKLLLQQENVNNTDLLHKITVYEGELREANEKIQMQEEEITNLKVELQSCMSSRAETQERLDLDKDEKVHALEEELSISKEELQRVQHELKLAQKDADTLGNKLNAEKKEVSKLVERLAMVKTSLQDRDNEVRSLKTAVSDAEEKIFPEKAQIKGEMSKLVEERSQLGEQLRELESHIRLIREEKAGIEEKLKGESEKMSVMRDEIGKREEKIKEMEKHMKELHMEHVRLRRRSSELAEEVERTRVAASDVAEQKREAIRQLCMSLEYYKEGYERLWNAVSGHKRGVLLAS; encoded by the exons ATGGCCTCGTCTGCG gtactTAGCAAGAAGCAGTTTAAGAGGTCTGTGACCAAGAAATCACACTCATGGTGGTGGGACAGTCACAATTGTCCCAAGAACTCAAAGTGGCTTGCAGAGAATCTTGAGA AGATGGATGACCGTGTGAAGCACATGTTAAAGTTGATTGAAGAAGACGCAGACTCTTTTGCCAAGAAAGCTCAGATGTATTACCAGAAGCGTCCCGAGTTAATCCACCTTGTGGAGGAGTTTTACCGCATGTACCGCGCTTTGGCTGAGCGTTATGATCAAGCTAGTGGTGAACTTCAGAAAAACCATCCCTCTGGGATACACTCACAGGGCTCTCTTGACCAATCATCTCCTACCTCGAGTCGCCGTCTTAAGGAAGAGGAAGATTCATCATCTTTGACTGATTCTGGTTCTGATTCTGACTCGGCTCATGATCATTCCTCTGCTAGTGATGAAGATGGTGACGAGGCACTGATCCGTAGGATGGCTGATCTAGAGCTTGATCttcaagaaacaaaacagaagctcCTTCTCCAGCAAGAAAATGTCAACAACACTGATCTCCTTCACAAGATTACTGTATATGAAGGAGAGCTTAGAGAAGCTAATGAAAAGATTCAGATGCAAGAAGAAGAGATTACTAATCTGAAGGTTGAGCTTCAGAGCTGCATGTCCTCTAGAGCAGAAACTCAAGAGAGACTTGATTTGGATAAAGATGAAAAGGTGCATGCCTTGGAGGAAGAGCTGAGTATCTCGAAAGAGGAGCTTCAGAGAGTACAGCATGAGCTCAAGTTGGCTCAAAAGGACGCTGATACTCTCGGAAACAAGCTCAACGCAGAGAAGAAAGAAGTCTCGAAGTTGGTCGAGAGACTTGCAATGGTGAAAACTAGTTTACAGGACAGAGATAACGAGGTAAGGTCGCTGAAGACAGCAGTCTCTGACGCTGAAGAGAAGATATTCCCAGAGAAAGCACAGATCAAGGGAGAGATGTCAAAGCTCGTTGAAGAACGAAGCCAGCTTGGAGAGCAATTGAGAGAGCTGGAATCACATATAAGGCTGATCAGGGAAGAGAAAGCTGGGATAGAGGAGAAGCTTAAAGGAGAATCCGAGAAGATGAGTGTGATGAGAGATGAGATtgggaagagagaagagaagataaagGAAATGGAAAAGCATATGAAGGAGCTTCACATGGAGCACGTGAGGCTAAGAAGACGGTCGAGTGAGCTTGCAGAAGAAGTTGAGAGGACGAGAGTGGCTGCATCTGACGTGGCTGAGCAGAAAAGAGAAGCCATAAGACAATTATGTATGTCTCTTGAGTACTATAAAGAAGGGTATGAGAGGCTTTGGAATGCTGTTTCAGGACATAAGAGAGGAGTGCTCTTAGCATCGTGA
- the LOC130506047 gene encoding protein NETWORKED 4B-like, translating to MASSADLSKKQFKKSMTKKSHSWWWDSHNCPKNSKWLAENLEKMDDRVKHMLKLIEEDADSFAKKAQMYYQKRPELIHLVEEFYRMYRALAERYDQASGELQKMHLSGTQSQGSLEKSSPTSQEKSSHPHKEDEEDSSSLSDSDSDSESKSVPDDEDGDEALIRRMADLELELQETKEKLQLQQERLNGANNTDLLQKITVYEGELKEANIKIRMQEEEIANLKIELNRCISSEAETQLGVEKESLHLVKEETKDAGATLFCSTTSGGIVSLSIIIILYCFKKYTSL from the exons ATGGCCTCGTCTGCG GATCTTAGCAAGAAGCAGTTTAAGAAGTCTATGACCAAGAAATCACACTCATGGTGGTGGGACAGTCACAATTGTCCCAAGAACTCGAAGTGGCTTGCAGAAAATCTAGAGA AGATGGATGACCGTGTGAAACACATGTTAAAGTTGATTGAAGAAGACGCAGACTCTTTTGCCAAGAAAGCTCAGATGTATTACCAGAAGCGTCCCGAGTTAATCCACCTTGTGGAGGAGTTTTACCGCATGTACCGCGCTTTGGCTGAGCGTTATGATCAAGCTAGTGGTGAACTTCAGAAAATGCATCTCTCTGGGACACAGTCACAGGGCTCTCTTGAGAAATCATCTCCTACTTCCCAAGAGAAATCGAGTCACCCTCataaggaagatgaagaagactcATCATCTCTGTCTGATTCTGATTCTGATTCTGAGTCTAAATCGGTTCCTGATGATGAAGATGGCGACGAGGCATTGATCCGTAGGATGGCTGATCTAGAACTTGAGCTTCAAGAAACTAAAGAGAAACTCCAGCTACAACAGGAACGTCTTAATGGTGCCAACAACACTGATCTCCTTCAGAAAATTACTGTATATGAAGGAGAGCTTAAAGAAGCTAATATAAAGATTCGAATGCAAGAAGAAGAGATCGCTAATCTGAAGATTGAGCTTAATCGTTGCATTTCCTCTGAAGCAGAAACTCAACTTGGTGTTGAGAAAGAGAGTCTTCATTTGGTTAAAGAGGAAACTAAAGATGCAGGGGCCACTCTTTTCTGCTCAACCACGTCTGGTGGTATTGTGTCTCTTTctattattatcattttgtattgttttaaaaaatacactAGCCTCtga